In Streptomyces sclerotialus, one genomic interval encodes:
- a CDS encoding PLP-dependent cysteine synthase family protein: MSTAQHTDGQDGGLTRDGGPSCDAPAAPEGGPLPTLDVDRTDADYRNWLKDAVRKVQADANRSADTHLLRFPLPEQWGIDLYLKDESTHPTGSLKHRLARSLFLYGLCNGWIRPGKPVIEASSGSTAVSEAYFAKLIGVPFIAVMPATTSREKTRLIEFHGGTCHLVADPRTVYDVSARLAAETGGHYMDQFTYAERATDWRGNNNIAESIFQQLRLERYPDPAWIVATAGTGGTSATIARYVHYMQRDTRVCVADPENSCFFDGWLNGDAETDCRTASRIEGIGRPRMEPSFVPGAIDRMMKVPDAASVAAVRALEAAIGRKAGGSTGTGLWSALRIVSEMVAAGRTGSVVTLLCDPGDRYLDKYYSDAWLAEQGLDITPYARTLQTFLAEGVWPE; encoded by the coding sequence ATGAGCACGGCACAGCACACGGACGGGCAGGACGGCGGCCTCACGCGCGACGGCGGCCCCTCCTGTGACGCGCCCGCCGCCCCCGAAGGCGGTCCGCTGCCGACCCTCGACGTGGACCGCACCGACGCCGACTACCGCAACTGGCTGAAAGATGCCGTGCGCAAGGTCCAGGCGGACGCCAACCGCAGCGCCGACACCCACCTGCTGCGCTTCCCGCTGCCCGAGCAGTGGGGCATCGACCTCTACCTGAAGGACGAATCGACGCACCCCACTGGCAGCCTCAAGCACCGCCTCGCCCGCTCCCTCTTCCTCTACGGGCTGTGCAACGGCTGGATCCGCCCCGGCAAGCCGGTCATCGAGGCGTCCAGCGGCTCCACGGCCGTCTCCGAGGCGTACTTCGCGAAGCTCATCGGTGTGCCCTTCATCGCGGTGATGCCCGCGACGACCAGCCGCGAGAAGACCCGTCTGATCGAGTTCCACGGCGGCACCTGCCACCTGGTCGCCGACCCGCGTACCGTCTACGACGTCTCCGCCCGGCTCGCGGCCGAGACCGGCGGCCACTACATGGACCAGTTCACCTACGCCGAGCGGGCCACGGACTGGCGCGGCAACAACAACATCGCCGAATCGATCTTCCAGCAGCTGCGCCTGGAGCGCTATCCGGACCCCGCCTGGATCGTGGCCACCGCCGGCACCGGCGGCACCTCGGCGACCATCGCCCGCTACGTGCACTACATGCAGCGCGACACCCGGGTGTGCGTCGCCGACCCGGAGAACAGCTGCTTCTTCGACGGCTGGCTCAACGGCGACGCCGAGACGGACTGCCGCACCGCCTCCCGTATCGAGGGCATCGGCCGGCCGCGGATGGAGCCCAGCTTCGTGCCCGGCGCGATCGACCGGATGATGAAGGTGCCGGACGCGGCCAGCGTGGCGGCCGTACGGGCCCTGGAGGCGGCCATCGGCCGCAAGGCGGGCGGCTCGACGGGTACCGGGCTGTGGAGCGCCCTGAGGATCGTCTCCGAGATGGTCGCGGCGGGCCGGACGGGCTCGGTGGTCACCCTCCTGTGCGACCCGGGCGACCGCTACCTCGACAAGTACTACTCCGACGCCTGGCTGGCCGAGCAGGGCCTGGACATCACGCCGTACGCCCGGACCCTGCAGACGTTCCTCGCCGAAGGGGTCTGGCCGGAGTGA
- a CDS encoding ATP-binding protein translates to MIRQPSRHCAVELQALPARIGQMRRIVSAQLRYWRLDALIDAATLGVTELLANVHQHALPSKQCTVELSVLLDQLTVSVRDLDPRMPQPAAAGPLDIGGRGLTLIAELSESWGARPEDSGKVVWFTLPALTRGREEPGHALTGLPAEPPRAKRTEASGGVRAAGGAHVG, encoded by the coding sequence GTGATCAGGCAGCCCAGCAGGCACTGCGCGGTGGAGCTCCAAGCCCTGCCCGCACGCATCGGACAGATGCGAAGAATCGTATCGGCACAGCTACGTTACTGGCGTCTCGACGCCTTGATCGACGCGGCGACGCTCGGAGTGACGGAGCTGCTCGCCAACGTTCATCAGCACGCCCTGCCCAGCAAGCAGTGCACGGTCGAACTGTCGGTCCTGCTGGACCAGTTGACCGTGTCGGTACGCGATCTGGACCCCAGGATGCCGCAGCCCGCCGCGGCCGGGCCGCTGGATATCGGGGGCCGGGGCCTGACCCTGATCGCCGAGCTGAGCGAGAGCTGGGGCGCCCGTCCGGAGGACAGCGGCAAGGTCGTCTGGTTCACGCTCCCCGCACTCACCCGCGGCCGCGAGGAACCGGGCCACGCGCTCACCGGCCTGCCGGCGGAACCACCACGCGCGAAGCGCACGGAAGCGAGCGGCGGAGTACGCGCCGCAGGCGGCGCCCACGTGGGCTGA
- a CDS encoding phosphotriesterase family protein: protein MDTPQRIAGTRSAALRTVTGDLPPTALHGRCDAHDHLFLTSPQLPGQELADPAAAAAELRAFREAGGGTVVQWTPYGMGRRAAELVRLSRESGVRIVAATGLHQAAHYAPEVIARVGGDLAGLFVAELTEGIGGPGGPRAGLVKVAGGFHGLDAHARRTLSAAAEAHHATGAAIGVHLELGTGALDVLDLLCGAAGVPPRRVVLGHLNRSPDTAVHRAAAGAGAYLAFDGPSRTHHATDWRLPETLAELVDAGFGDRILLGGDTTTAAARSVDGGPGMPYVVDGLRRRLVLTLEEAAVERMLTANPARAFATEWRA, encoded by the coding sequence ATGGACACGCCTCAGCGCATAGCAGGGACTCGTTCCGCGGCCCTTCGTACCGTCACGGGCGACCTGCCCCCGACGGCCCTCCACGGCCGGTGCGACGCCCACGACCACCTCTTCCTCACCAGCCCGCAACTGCCCGGCCAGGAGCTGGCCGACCCTGCCGCCGCTGCCGCCGAACTGCGGGCCTTCAGGGAGGCGGGTGGCGGCACAGTGGTGCAGTGGACGCCGTACGGGATGGGGCGCCGCGCGGCCGAACTGGTACGCCTCTCCCGGGAGTCGGGCGTACGGATCGTCGCGGCCACCGGACTGCACCAGGCGGCGCACTACGCACCCGAGGTCATCGCACGGGTCGGCGGCGACCTGGCGGGGCTCTTCGTCGCCGAGCTCACCGAGGGCATCGGCGGTCCCGGAGGACCGCGGGCCGGTCTCGTGAAAGTGGCCGGCGGCTTCCACGGCCTGGACGCGCACGCCCGGCGCACCCTGTCCGCTGCGGCCGAGGCGCACCACGCCACAGGGGCCGCCATCGGCGTGCACCTGGAGCTCGGCACAGGGGCGCTCGACGTGCTCGACCTGTTGTGCGGCGCGGCGGGGGTACCGCCGCGGCGCGTGGTCCTCGGGCACCTCAACCGCTCCCCGGATACGGCCGTTCACCGCGCGGCCGCCGGGGCGGGGGCCTACCTCGCCTTCGACGGTCCGTCACGCACGCACCACGCGACGGACTGGCGGCTCCCGGAGACGCTGGCGGAGCTGGTCGACGCCGGGTTCGGCGACCGGATCCTGCTGGGCGGCGACACGACCACGGCAGCGGCCCGTTCGGTCGACGGCGGGCCGGGCATGCCGTACGTCGTGGACGGGCTGCGGCGCCGCCTCGTACTCACCCTGGAGGAAGCAGCCGTCGAGCGCATGCTGACGGCCAACCCGGCGCGTGCGTTCGCCACGGAGTGGCGGGCCTGA
- a CDS encoding ROK family protein → MTHTRTTRLERGRGALGPALELVHTGRAPTRAVLTSELGVTRATAGAVAAELEALGLITVDAHPTAAAGTQGRPSHRLFIAERGPVVLAVQIHADGYRVALVGLGGRIVATTSGCGTVPADPAHILSEAVQAGSGLLRDSGRRCLGAGLAVPSAVAEPDGEALNPLHLAWPAGAPVRQLFLQALADAGVPGVTQDVGFSGNDVNLTALAEHRHGAGRGARDLLCVASGHRGVGGALVLDGRLHSGSSGLALEVGHLTVNPEGAPCHCGSRGCLDVEADPLAFLGAAGRTPGPEGSLLKQATDMLREEYADPAVRAAGELLIDRLGLGIAGLVNILNPDRIILGGLHRALLEADPERLRAVVADRSLWGRSGGVPILPCTLDHNGLVGAAELAWQPVLDDPLIVLGAEPSG, encoded by the coding sequence GTGACCCACACTCGGACGACCAGGCTGGAGCGGGGCCGCGGCGCGCTCGGACCCGCGCTGGAGCTCGTACACACCGGACGCGCGCCCACGCGTGCCGTACTGACCTCCGAACTCGGCGTGACACGCGCGACGGCCGGTGCGGTGGCCGCCGAGCTCGAGGCGCTCGGCCTCATCACCGTCGACGCGCACCCGACCGCCGCGGCGGGCACCCAGGGACGCCCCTCGCACCGGCTGTTCATCGCGGAGCGGGGACCGGTCGTCCTGGCCGTCCAGATCCACGCGGACGGTTACCGGGTGGCGCTGGTGGGCCTCGGCGGCCGGATCGTGGCCACCACGTCCGGCTGCGGCACGGTCCCCGCCGACCCCGCCCACATCCTGTCCGAGGCCGTGCAGGCCGGTTCCGGCCTGCTGCGCGACAGCGGGCGGCGCTGCCTGGGCGCGGGCCTCGCCGTGCCGTCGGCGGTCGCCGAGCCGGACGGCGAAGCGCTCAACCCGCTGCACCTCGCCTGGCCCGCCGGCGCCCCCGTACGGCAGCTGTTCCTCCAGGCGCTGGCGGACGCCGGCGTCCCCGGCGTCACCCAGGACGTGGGCTTCAGCGGCAACGATGTCAACCTCACGGCGCTCGCCGAACACCGCCACGGCGCCGGCCGCGGCGCCCGCGACCTGCTCTGCGTGGCGTCCGGCCACCGTGGCGTCGGCGGCGCGCTGGTCCTGGACGGGCGGCTGCACAGCGGCAGTTCGGGCCTGGCCCTGGAGGTCGGTCACCTCACCGTCAACCCCGAGGGCGCGCCCTGTCACTGCGGCAGCCGTGGCTGCCTGGACGTCGAGGCGGACCCGCTCGCCTTCCTCGGCGCCGCCGGCCGCACGCCCGGGCCGGAGGGCTCGCTGCTCAAGCAGGCGACCGACATGCTGCGCGAGGAGTACGCGGACCCCGCCGTGAGGGCCGCGGGGGAACTGCTGATCGACCGGCTCGGCCTGGGCATCGCCGGGCTGGTCAACATCCTCAACCCCGACCGCATCATCCTGGGCGGACTGCACCGGGCGCTCCTGGAGGCCGACCCGGAGCGGCTGCGCGCCGTGGTGGCGGACCGCAGCCTCTGGGGGCGCAGCGGCGGTGTGCCCATCCTGCCGTGCACCCTGGACCACAACGGGCTGGTCGGCGCGGCGGAACTGGCCTGGCAGCCGGTGCTGGACGACCCGCTGATCGTCCTCGGTGCCGAACCGTCCGGCTGA
- a CDS encoding SCO4225 family membrane protein: MNATARLHDPATTGPNAHLAAWLRDAGRLTFGNPVSRGYLAVFAAAVVFAVVDSLFVGHPDASMSGVWAALVTSPTLFPLWFAGDALWPDAGAPAWYTVTTLGVAALLNALLLGLVHRGLRGRPTAPRAVVSGGWHTQRHGDH, translated from the coding sequence ATGAACGCGACAGCCCGCCTCCACGACCCCGCGACGACCGGCCCGAACGCGCACCTGGCCGCCTGGCTGCGCGACGCGGGACGGCTGACCTTCGGCAATCCCGTATCGCGCGGCTATCTGGCCGTGTTCGCCGCGGCGGTGGTCTTCGCCGTCGTCGACTCGCTCTTCGTCGGCCACCCGGACGCCTCCATGTCCGGAGTCTGGGCCGCGCTGGTCACCTCCCCGACCCTCTTCCCGCTGTGGTTCGCGGGGGACGCGCTGTGGCCCGACGCGGGCGCGCCCGCCTGGTACACGGTCACCACCCTCGGCGTCGCGGCACTGCTCAACGCGCTGCTGCTCGGCCTGGTCCACCGCGGTCTGCGCGGCCGGCCCACCGCGCCGCGGGCCGTTGTCAGTGGCGGCTGGCACACTCAACGGCATGGAGATCACTGA
- a CDS encoding maleylpyruvate isomerase family mycothiol-dependent enzyme, protein MEITDYVETLRGDGQLLADAADRAGPDASVPACPDWQVRDLLTHIGRVHRWATGYVTGATEGRTRPPEAPDLDGSKLVEWVREGHGALVAALAAAPADLSCWTFLSAPSPLAFWARRQAHETAMHRIDAEAALGAGFSPIAPEFAADGIDELLTGFLARDRGRGRTTSAKELYIRTTDAPGADGTGNAAWRVRLSDGPPRTERVTATGADDGVPGRAAVAGGPAPDCVLEGPAADLYAMLWNRLPWQSSAAVKVTSGDGSLPRLWQELFAV, encoded by the coding sequence ATGGAGATCACTGATTACGTCGAAACCCTCCGCGGGGACGGCCAGTTGCTCGCGGACGCCGCCGACCGGGCCGGCCCCGACGCCTCGGTCCCGGCCTGCCCCGACTGGCAGGTCCGCGACCTGCTCACGCACATCGGCCGCGTCCACCGCTGGGCGACGGGGTACGTCACGGGCGCGACGGAGGGACGTACGCGTCCGCCCGAGGCGCCCGACCTGGACGGCTCGAAGCTGGTCGAGTGGGTGCGCGAAGGACACGGCGCGCTGGTCGCGGCGCTGGCCGCCGCGCCCGCCGACCTGTCCTGCTGGACCTTCCTCTCCGCCCCGTCGCCACTGGCGTTCTGGGCGCGCCGGCAGGCCCATGAGACCGCGATGCACCGCATCGACGCCGAGGCGGCCCTCGGCGCGGGCTTCTCGCCGATCGCCCCCGAGTTCGCCGCCGACGGCATCGACGAGCTGCTGACCGGCTTCCTCGCCCGGGACCGTGGCCGCGGACGCACGACGTCCGCCAAGGAGTTGTACATACGCACCACGGACGCGCCCGGCGCCGACGGCACGGGCAACGCCGCCTGGCGCGTACGGCTTTCGGACGGGCCGCCGCGTACGGAGCGGGTGACGGCGACCGGAGCGGACGACGGCGTGCCCGGCCGCGCGGCCGTTGCCGGTGGCCCGGCGCCGGACTGCGTGCTCGAAGGCCCGGCGGCGGATCTCTACGCGATGCTGTGGAACCGCCTGCCGTGGCAGAGTTCGGCGGCCGTGAAGGTGACGTCCGGCGACGGCTCCCTCCCTCGGCTCTGGCAGGAGCTCTTCGCCGTCTGA
- a CDS encoding SMP-30/gluconolactonase/LRE family protein has product MRPWDVAVRSGARLGEGPTWDSARARLIWVDILTCRVHTFDPATGRRTVMVTEQHVGAAKPRAGGGLVVNLRDGVGRYDADGAFSWLAHEAVPGRRGNDAAVAPDGALWAGTMRYDEAQGGGTLTRIAPDGSEQRVLPEVAVSNGIDWSPDGRLMYYIDSPTRRIDVFDAGGGEEDGPAGEFVRNRRPFVEIEEGAGFPDGMCVDADGGVWVALWEGGQVRRYTPDGTLDRTVELPVRRPTACAFGGSGLTDLYITTAQEDTPRHPLEGSVLVVPGAGRGIEQPAFAG; this is encoded by the coding sequence ATGAGGCCTTGGGACGTTGCCGTACGGTCGGGTGCACGGCTGGGCGAGGGGCCCACGTGGGACTCCGCGCGGGCGCGGCTGATCTGGGTCGACATCCTCACCTGCCGGGTGCACACCTTCGACCCCGCGACCGGCCGCCGCACCGTCATGGTCACCGAACAGCACGTGGGCGCCGCGAAGCCGCGCGCGGGCGGTGGTTTGGTCGTCAACCTGCGGGACGGCGTGGGCCGCTACGACGCCGACGGGGCCTTCTCCTGGCTGGCGCACGAGGCCGTGCCGGGGCGGCGCGGCAACGACGCGGCAGTGGCCCCCGACGGCGCGCTGTGGGCCGGGACGATGCGGTACGACGAGGCGCAGGGCGGCGGCACGCTGACGCGGATCGCCCCGGACGGCAGCGAGCAGCGGGTGCTGCCGGAGGTCGCGGTCAGCAACGGCATCGACTGGAGCCCGGACGGCCGGCTGATGTACTACATCGACAGCCCGACCCGGCGGATCGACGTCTTCGACGCGGGTGGCGGGGAAGAGGACGGCCCGGCCGGGGAGTTCGTACGGAACCGGCGTCCCTTCGTGGAGATCGAGGAGGGCGCGGGCTTCCCGGACGGGATGTGCGTGGACGCGGACGGCGGTGTCTGGGTGGCGCTGTGGGAGGGCGGGCAGGTACGCCGCTACACGCCCGACGGCACTCTCGACCGCACGGTCGAACTGCCCGTACGCCGCCCGACGGCCTGCGCCTTCGGCGGCAGCGGCCTCACCGATCTCTACATCACCACGGCGCAGGAGGACACGCCGCGCCACCCGCTGGAAGGCTCGGTGCTCGTCGTCCCCGGCGCGGGCCGGGGGATCGAGCAGCCGGCCTTCGCGGGCTGA
- a CDS encoding DUF6332 family protein, which yields MSPTRSQAQRDAVTVEIAFAVVTGALAGGLAFLLCAAPVLWGVVPVSWRGSWLMAAAVLGGAVCAVRVVRVLWRWRQPSRPGRTGPDS from the coding sequence GTGTCTCCGACCCGCTCACAGGCCCAACGGGACGCCGTCACCGTCGAGATCGCCTTCGCCGTGGTGACCGGTGCGCTCGCGGGCGGCCTCGCCTTCCTGCTCTGCGCCGCGCCTGTCCTCTGGGGCGTGGTGCCCGTCTCCTGGCGCGGCTCCTGGCTCATGGCGGCCGCCGTGCTCGGTGGCGCGGTCTGCGCCGTCCGGGTGGTGCGCGTCCTGTGGCGGTGGCGTCAGCCCAGCCGGCCGGGGCGTACGGGTCCCGACTCGTAG
- a CDS encoding geranylgeranyl reductase family protein, producing the protein MSSESADRDGRTVWDVVVVGAGPAGASAAYAAACTGRRVLILEKAELPRYKTCGGGIIGPSRDALPPGFELPLQDRVHAVTFSLNGKLTRTRRSRQMLFGLINRPEFDAQLVEAAQKAGAELRTGVTVSRVEQHGSAVPDRRTVAVVLSGGETVLARAVIGADGSASRIGAHVGVKLDQVDLGLEAEIPVPPTVAEDWAGRVLIDWGPIPGSYGWVFPKGDTLTVGVISARGEGAATKRYLEEFIGRLGLAGFEPSISSGHLTRCRAEDSPLSRGRVLVCGDAAGLLEPWTREGISFALRSGRLAGEWAVRVAEAHDAVDARRQALNYAFAIKAGLGVEMSVGRRMLGVFSRRPGMLHAAITGFRPAWNAFTKITRGTTTLAEIVRTHPLAHRALSALDR; encoded by the coding sequence GTGAGCAGCGAGAGCGCAGACCGGGACGGCCGTACGGTGTGGGACGTGGTGGTGGTCGGCGCGGGGCCGGCGGGCGCCTCGGCGGCGTACGCCGCGGCCTGTACGGGACGCCGCGTACTCATCCTGGAGAAGGCCGAACTTCCCCGTTACAAGACCTGCGGAGGAGGCATCATCGGCCCCTCGCGTGACGCGCTCCCGCCCGGCTTCGAGCTGCCCCTGCAGGACCGGGTGCACGCGGTGACGTTCTCCCTGAACGGCAAGCTGACGCGTACCCGTCGCTCCCGGCAGATGCTCTTCGGCCTCATCAACCGCCCCGAGTTCGACGCCCAGCTCGTCGAGGCCGCCCAGAAGGCGGGCGCGGAGCTGCGTACGGGCGTCACGGTCAGCCGGGTCGAGCAGCACGGCAGCGCCGTCCCGGACCGGCGTACCGTCGCGGTCGTGCTGAGCGGCGGCGAGACGGTGCTCGCGCGTGCGGTGATCGGCGCGGACGGCAGCGCGAGCCGGATAGGGGCCCACGTCGGCGTCAAGCTCGACCAGGTGGACCTGGGGCTGGAGGCGGAGATCCCGGTGCCGCCGACGGTCGCCGAGGACTGGGCGGGGCGGGTGCTCATCGACTGGGGGCCGATCCCGGGCAGCTACGGGTGGGTCTTCCCCAAGGGCGACACGCTGACCGTCGGCGTGATCTCCGCGCGCGGCGAGGGCGCGGCCACCAAGCGGTACCTGGAGGAGTTCATCGGGCGGCTGGGGCTCGCGGGCTTCGAGCCCTCGATCTCGTCCGGGCACCTGACGCGGTGCCGTGCCGAGGACTCGCCGCTGTCGCGGGGGCGCGTGCTGGTCTGCGGTGACGCGGCCGGGCTGCTGGAGCCGTGGACGCGGGAAGGCATCTCCTTCGCGCTGCGGTCGGGCCGGCTTGCGGGGGAGTGGGCGGTGCGGGTCGCCGAGGCGCACGACGCGGTCGACGCGCGGCGCCAGGCGCTCAACTACGCCTTCGCCATCAAGGCCGGGCTGGGTGTCGAGATGAGCGTGGGCCGCCGGATGCTCGGGGTCTTCTCGCGCCGCCCCGGCATGCTGCACGCGGCGATCACCGGCTTCCGCCCCGCGTGGAACGCCTTCACGAAGATCACGCGAGGCACCACCACCCTCGCCGAAATCGTCCGCACCCACCCATTGGCCCACCGGGCGCTGTCGGCACTGGATCGGTGA
- a CDS encoding dipeptidase yields MPDSPLATTVAALQSRARAELTELVAFRSVADPEQFPKSECEAAARWITGALRAEGFEDVAVLETPDGTESVYGFLPGPAGAPTVLLYAHYDVQPPLDESAWLSPPFELTERDGRWYGRGTADCKGGLIMHLTALRALKEHGGVPVNVKVIVEGSEEQGTGGLERYAEAHPDLLTADAIVIGDTGNFRVGLPTVTASLRGMAMLRVQVDTLAGNLHSGQFGGAAPDALAALIRILDSLRAEDGSTTVDGLTADGTWDGLQYDEDEFRNDAKVLDGVELIGSGSVADRIWARPAVTVIGIDCPPVVGATPSVQASARAQISLRVPPGQDAAEAAKLLTAHLESAAPWGARVTVEQVGQGQPFSADLTSPAYESMAAALREAYDGTEMQSAGMGGSIPLCNTLGALYPEAEILLIGLSEPEAQIHAVNESVSPEELERLSLAEALFLQKYAGSKAGA; encoded by the coding sequence ATGCCTGACAGCCCGCTCGCCACCACCGTCGCCGCGCTGCAGTCCCGCGCCAGGGCCGAACTGACCGAGCTGGTGGCCTTCAGGTCGGTCGCCGACCCCGAGCAGTTCCCGAAGAGCGAGTGCGAGGCGGCGGCCCGGTGGATAACGGGTGCGCTGCGGGCCGAGGGCTTCGAGGACGTGGCGGTACTGGAGACGCCGGACGGCACCGAGTCCGTGTACGGCTTCCTGCCCGGCCCGGCCGGCGCCCCCACCGTTCTGCTGTACGCGCACTACGACGTGCAGCCGCCGCTGGACGAGAGCGCCTGGCTGAGCCCGCCGTTCGAGCTGACCGAGCGCGACGGCCGCTGGTACGGCCGCGGCACCGCCGACTGCAAGGGCGGGCTGATCATGCACCTGACGGCGCTGCGCGCGCTCAAGGAGCACGGCGGCGTACCGGTCAATGTGAAGGTGATCGTCGAGGGCTCGGAGGAGCAGGGCACCGGCGGACTGGAGCGGTACGCCGAGGCCCATCCCGACCTGCTCACCGCCGATGCCATCGTGATCGGCGACACCGGCAACTTCCGCGTCGGCCTGCCGACCGTCACCGCGTCGCTGCGCGGCATGGCGATGCTCCGCGTGCAGGTGGACACGCTGGCGGGCAACCTGCACTCGGGGCAGTTCGGCGGTGCCGCGCCCGACGCGCTCGCCGCGCTGATCCGCATCCTGGACTCGCTCCGCGCCGAGGACGGTTCGACGACGGTAGACGGGCTGACGGCGGACGGCACGTGGGACGGCCTGCAGTACGACGAGGACGAGTTCCGCAACGACGCCAAGGTGCTGGACGGCGTGGAGCTGATCGGTTCCGGCAGTGTCGCGGACCGCATCTGGGCCCGGCCGGCCGTCACCGTCATCGGCATCGACTGCCCGCCGGTCGTCGGCGCCACCCCGTCCGTACAGGCGAGCGCGCGGGCGCAGATCAGCCTGCGGGTGCCGCCGGGCCAGGACGCGGCCGAGGCCGCCAAGCTGCTGACCGCGCACCTGGAGTCGGCCGCGCCGTGGGGGGCCCGCGTGACGGTGGAGCAGGTCGGCCAGGGCCAGCCGTTCAGCGCTGACCTGACCAGTCCGGCGTACGAGTCGATGGCGGCGGCGCTGCGTGAGGCGTACGACGGCACGGAGATGCAGTCGGCCGGCATGGGCGGCTCCATCCCGCTGTGCAACACGCTCGGCGCGCTGTACCCGGAGGCGGAGATCCTGCTGATCGGGCTCAGCGAGCCGGAGGCACAGATCCACGCGGTGAACGAGAGCGTGTCCCCGGAGGAACTGGAGCGGCTGTCGCTGGCGGAGGCCCTGTTCCTGCAGAAGTACGCGGGGAGCAAGGCGGGCGCGTAG
- a CDS encoding NUDIX hydrolase, with protein sequence MIVWLNGAFGAGKTTAAQELLDLLPGSTLYDPELVGHGLKEMLPAKRLDDVDDYQDLPSWRRLVVDAAAALLTEVPGPLITPMTLLRQEYRDEIFGGLASRRIPVRHVLLHAEETILRERIAAREAAGTERNGPSGSGPGGANRPEGPGGPDGASGAGLPGEGPRAAVPDLAAAVRTRAWSLEHLEPYQQALGWLRGDAHVIDTSAIGPRQTAERIAEAVRNGGGACDIVQTPEPTAETLAAGVLLFDEEDRVLLVDPTYKPGWEFPGGVVEAGEPPARAGVREVAEELGIRLPTMPRLLVLDWEAPVPPGFGGLRLLFDGGRLPQEQIRDLLLPGSELRDWRFVTEDEAESMLPPVRWNRLRWALRARAQGRTLNLEAGVPVG encoded by the coding sequence GTGATCGTCTGGCTGAACGGCGCGTTCGGTGCGGGCAAGACCACCGCGGCACAGGAACTCTTGGACCTGCTCCCCGGGAGCACGCTCTACGACCCCGAGCTGGTCGGGCACGGGCTGAAGGAGATGCTCCCGGCCAAGCGGCTGGATGACGTCGACGACTACCAGGACCTGCCGTCCTGGCGCCGACTCGTCGTCGACGCGGCCGCCGCGCTGCTCACGGAGGTACCGGGTCCGCTGATCACGCCGATGACGCTGTTGCGGCAGGAGTACCGCGACGAGATCTTCGGTGGCCTCGCCTCGCGCCGTATCCCGGTACGCCATGTCCTGCTGCACGCGGAGGAAACGATCCTCCGGGAGCGGATCGCTGCCCGGGAGGCGGCAGGGACCGAACGGAACGGCCCGAGCGGGAGCGGGCCCGGCGGCGCGAACAGACCGGAGGGGCCCGGCGGGCCGGACGGGGCGTCCGGTGCCGGGCTGCCGGGGGAGGGCCCCCGTGCGGCCGTCCCGGACCTCGCCGCGGCCGTCCGTACCCGTGCCTGGAGCCTCGAGCACCTGGAGCCCTACCAGCAGGCGCTGGGCTGGCTCCGCGGAGACGCGCACGTCATCGACACCTCAGCGATCGGGCCGCGGCAGACCGCCGAGCGCATCGCCGAGGCGGTGCGGAACGGCGGCGGCGCCTGCGACATCGTGCAGACGCCCGAACCGACCGCCGAGACCCTGGCCGCCGGCGTACTGCTCTTCGACGAGGAGGACCGGGTACTGCTGGTGGACCCGACGTACAAACCCGGCTGGGAGTTTCCCGGCGGGGTCGTGGAAGCGGGCGAGCCGCCGGCCCGGGCCGGGGTACGGGAAGTGGCCGAGGAGCTGGGCATCCGGCTCCCCACGATGCCGCGTCTGCTGGTGCTGGACTGGGAGGCGCCGGTGCCGCCCGGATTCGGCGGGCTGCGGCTCCTGTTCGACGGCGGGCGGCTGCCCCAGGAGCAGATACGGGATCTGCTGCTGCCGGGTTCGGAGCTGCGCGACTGGCGGTTCGTCACGGAGGACGAGGCGGAGTCGATGCTGCCGCCGGTGCGCTGGAACCGCCTCCGGTGGGCCCTGCGCGCCCGCGCACAGGGCCGGACGCTGAACCTGGAGGCGGGCGTTCCGGTGGGGTGA